In Oligoflexia bacterium, a single genomic region encodes these proteins:
- a CDS encoding glycosyl-4,4'-diaponeurosporenoate acyltransferase — MFKFSILLTTFLNIILWPIIHMSISWLITRLPLKHIPAHANLFKPLPFETPTWYKKYLLIKKWKDCLPDAAAWFEHGFAKATLKSSEEAYLKRFFIETTRGELAHWLTMAFTPLFYLWNPIWACIVMTSYALVANVPCILIQRYNRLRIKKILKI, encoded by the coding sequence ATGTTTAAATTTAGCATTCTACTAACAACTTTTTTAAATATTATCTTATGGCCTATCATTCATATGTCTATTTCATGGCTCATTACTCGGCTTCCGTTAAAACATATTCCTGCTCATGCCAACCTATTTAAGCCTTTGCCTTTTGAAACGCCCACTTGGTACAAAAAATACTTGCTGATTAAAAAATGGAAAGATTGCTTACCCGATGCTGCAGCTTGGTTTGAACATGGGTTTGCCAAAGCAACCTTAAAAAGCTCAGAAGAAGCATATTTAAAAAGATTTTTTATTGAAACCACACGCGGTGAACTTGCGCATTGGCTAACCATGGCTTTTACTCCTCTATTTTATCTCTGGAACCCAATATGGGCGTGCATAGTGATGACAAGCTATGCCCTAGTTGCCAATGTGCCCTGCATATTGATCCAGCGTTACAATCGCCTGCGAATAAAAAAAATCTTAAAAATCTAA
- a CDS encoding glycosyltransferase, producing the protein MHSLSIIIPARNEEHNIARLLNSIYLQTEQVKEVLVVDDNSNDNTVQIASQLGAKIVSVKKPDKTWVGKSYACYQGAKNASGEYYLFIDADTWFEAEAFNKIPNLLAQDNAVVSLCPYHHVPSLYEQFSAFFNIMMVLGLNAFEPVFKPSKQQKKLFGQCLLIHKDIYWSIDGHAAVKEKILENVFMSELLLKKNILIQNFGGQGFINMRMFPHSFKELCFGWIKAFTSGASQTPKNTLFNIIIYLSVCMFTGISIFLLPLLDASSSYLILGLYTLIAAYTYYLLNKIGSYKAITALLFPIPLFFFMVVFGFSPIIKKIFTVTWKGRHV; encoded by the coding sequence TTGCATAGTTTATCCATTATTATTCCAGCAAGGAACGAAGAACATAACATTGCTCGCTTACTCAACAGCATTTATTTGCAAACAGAACAAGTAAAAGAAGTGCTTGTTGTCGATGATAATTCAAATGACAATACGGTACAGATTGCTTCTCAACTTGGCGCAAAAATTGTTAGCGTAAAAAAACCAGATAAAACCTGGGTTGGCAAAAGTTACGCCTGTTACCAAGGTGCTAAAAATGCAAGTGGAGAGTACTATTTATTTATTGATGCTGATACTTGGTTTGAAGCTGAGGCTTTTAATAAAATACCCAACCTTCTTGCTCAAGATAATGCTGTTGTCTCACTCTGTCCCTATCATCATGTTCCAAGTCTATATGAACAGTTCTCGGCTTTTTTTAATATTATGATGGTTTTAGGCTTAAATGCTTTTGAACCTGTATTTAAACCGTCCAAACAACAAAAAAAACTATTTGGACAGTGCTTACTCATTCACAAAGATATCTATTGGTCCATAGATGGGCATGCTGCTGTTAAAGAAAAAATTCTTGAAAATGTTTTTATGAGTGAATTATTGCTTAAAAAAAACATACTTATTCAGAATTTTGGAGGACAAGGCTTTATCAACATGAGAATGTTTCCTCACTCATTTAAAGAGCTTTGTTTTGGCTGGATCAAAGCTTTCACTTCAGGAGCCAGCCAAACACCTAAAAACACTTTATTCAATATTATTATTTATTTGAGTGTATGTATGTTTACAGGTATCTCAATTTTTTTGCTTCCTTTGTTAGACGCTAGCTCTTCTTACCTAATACTGGGGCTTTATACTTTAATTGCTGCTTATACGTATTACCTTTTAAACAAAATTGGATCTTATAAAGCTATAACAGCATTGTTGTTTCCAATTCCTTTATTTTTCTTTATGGTTGTTTTTGGTTTTTCTCCAATCATAAAAAAAATCTTTACCGTTACTTGGAAAGGTAGACATGTTTAA
- a CDS encoding DUF2141 domain-containing protein encodes MMKTMKIKLCIVSVLFSFLSFAADQADIQVILKGFKSDEGQAMLALHNTNKTFLKKKAPFKGAKVTINNKTAEYIFKNVPYGEYSIAVFHDENSNMDLDANFLGIPKEDYGFSNNAWRKYGPPKYKQTLFTVNAEKVNMEIIIKSGIEKE; translated from the coding sequence ATGATGAAAACAATGAAAATAAAACTATGTATTGTAAGTGTGTTATTTAGTTTTTTAAGTTTTGCGGCTGATCAGGCAGATATTCAAGTGATTCTTAAGGGCTTTAAATCTGATGAAGGACAAGCAATGTTGGCTTTGCATAATACCAACAAAACATTTTTAAAAAAGAAAGCCCCATTTAAAGGAGCAAAAGTTACAATCAACAATAAGACAGCAGAGTATATTTTTAAAAATGTGCCATATGGAGAGTACTCGATAGCTGTTTTTCACGATGAGAACTCAAATATGGATTTGGATGCAAATTTTCTTGGCATACCCAAAGAAGACTATGGGTTTTCTAATAATGCTTGGCGTAAGTATGGACCACCTAAATACAAGCAGACTTTATTTACGGTCAATGCTGAAAAAGTTAACATGGAAATTATAATCAAGTCAGGGATAGAAAAAGAGTAA
- a CDS encoding sigma 54-interacting transcriptional regulator, translated as MYQLNLQKGQDEAMQVVLKQNQTSVGRAASNDICLPDPDISRVHFMITKNNDHEFIITDKSTNGTFLNDKKISSSVIRPQDCIKIGQWTIFFLQSQERSEAATQIIDTAPTKVISYKPDNGEILTETSQLECLNTQTSYDLTENMISIGKAASNTIVIDSEYVSNFHCKLEYKNKQFHLKDLNSTNGTLLNNNKILEAPLNDGSIISVGKHNFRFSSEKSLEKIKALPVQKYHSIISQDKSMQQIFALIERMSQSDANVLIQGETGSGKELIARAIHKVSNRAVQRYITLNCGAIAKDLIESELFGHEKGAFTSALSQRKGVFEEANHGTLFLDEIAELPLELQPKLLRVLENNEIRRVGSNKTIAINTRIIAATHQNLHDCVKKGTFREDLYYRLFVVPINIPALRDRKEDIPLLVEYFLNEKNKISQSALELLKNHSWPGNIRELKNLIQRAQIAANEGQIEDEHINFSPLGIADRTSYEFDSTLNKIPKVSKTLKDVEKEIILEELNNNNWNKTETAKKLGIAKSTLHEKIKKYDLEEH; from the coding sequence ATGTATCAATTGAATTTACAAAAAGGTCAAGATGAGGCCATGCAAGTCGTTCTTAAACAAAACCAAACCAGTGTAGGTAGAGCTGCAAGCAACGATATTTGCCTCCCTGATCCAGATATTTCACGTGTACACTTTATGATCACCAAAAACAATGATCATGAGTTCATCATCACTGATAAATCAACCAATGGTACCTTTTTAAATGATAAAAAAATCAGCAGTAGCGTTATTCGACCCCAAGATTGCATTAAAATTGGGCAATGGACTATCTTCTTTTTACAAAGCCAAGAACGGTCTGAAGCTGCAACACAAATCATTGACACGGCTCCAACCAAGGTTATTTCTTATAAGCCAGACAATGGAGAAATACTCACTGAAACCTCACAATTGGAATGCCTAAACACACAAACCAGTTATGACTTAACAGAAAACATGATATCTATAGGTAAAGCTGCATCCAATACTATTGTTATAGACTCAGAGTATGTTTCTAATTTTCATTGTAAACTTGAGTATAAAAACAAGCAATTTCATCTTAAAGATCTTAACAGTACCAACGGGACTTTACTCAACAACAACAAAATTCTTGAAGCCCCACTCAACGATGGTTCAATCATTTCCGTAGGTAAACATAATTTCCGTTTTTCTTCTGAGAAGAGTTTAGAAAAAATTAAAGCATTGCCTGTACAAAAATACCATAGCATTATTTCTCAAGATAAAAGCATGCAACAAATTTTTGCTTTGATTGAACGCATGAGTCAATCTGATGCAAATGTTTTAATCCAAGGAGAAACTGGTTCTGGTAAGGAATTAATTGCCAGAGCCATTCATAAAGTTAGCAACAGAGCTGTGCAGCGCTATATCACTTTAAACTGCGGTGCCATTGCAAAAGACTTGATTGAAAGTGAACTTTTTGGTCATGAAAAAGGAGCTTTCACTTCTGCGCTTAGCCAACGCAAAGGTGTTTTTGAAGAAGCCAATCACGGGACACTTTTTTTAGATGAAATAGCCGAACTCCCACTTGAACTGCAACCCAAACTGTTGCGTGTTCTAGAAAACAATGAAATCAGGCGTGTTGGCAGCAATAAAACCATTGCTATCAATACTCGTATTATTGCAGCTACCCACCAAAACTTGCATGACTGTGTAAAGAAAGGAACCTTCAGGGAAGATTTATATTACCGTTTATTTGTTGTTCCTATTAATATTCCAGCCTTACGAGATAGAAAAGAAGATATCCCTCTTCTTGTAGAGTATTTCTTAAATGAAAAAAATAAAATCTCTCAAAGTGCTCTTGAGTTGCTCAAAAACCACTCTTGGCCGGGCAATATCCGCGAGTTAAAAAACCTTATTCAAAGAGCCCAAATTGCTGCTAATGAAGGACAAATTGAAGACGAACATATTAATTTCTCACCTTTAGGCATTGCTGATAGAACTTCTTATGAATTTGATAGCACGCTGAATAAAATTCCAAAGGTTTCAAAAACATTAAAGGATGTTGAAAAAGAGATTATTCTTGAAGAACTTAACAATAACAATTGGAATAAAACAGAAACTGCCAAGAAATTAGGCATTGCTAAATCAACATTGCATGAAAAAATCAAAAAATACGACTTAGAAGAACATTAA
- the crtI gene encoding phytoene desaturase family protein — protein sequence MKNKKKVLIVGGGPGGLAASMLLAHRGFSVELFEKNSVVGGRNAHIDLDGFKFDIGPTFLMMKFLLDNLFEQVGLDINDYMKFIKLDPMYKLQFADKQILMSSNREKTKAEIERVFPGLSKGYDKFMSKEEARFKRLLPCLQKDYPTLISLMSKRNIKALPYLSLGQSVFDVLKSYFQNDDLSLLFSFQSKYLGMSAWDCPGGFSMLSYIEHAYGVYHVMGGLSEISASMAKAAQSLGANFHLNTPVKQLIVKGKKVIGVETEDEKIFADEVIVNADFAYAMDKLVPKNTLKKYTPKKLEKMKYSCSTFMLYLCLDKIFPSEHHTIVFAKNYKKNVDDVFKNETLSDDFSFYVRNASVNDPSLAPKNQSSLYVLVPVPNCDAQVDWETTQHHYRNLVLDMIEERMQFKNLRQHIINERIFTPNTWEQDLNVYKGATFNLSHNLGQLAYFRPRNKFEEFDQCYIVGGGTHPGSGLPTILQSSIIASNLISKKHNINYICEELTA from the coding sequence ATGAAAAACAAAAAAAAAGTACTTATAGTTGGTGGTGGTCCAGGCGGTTTAGCTGCATCCATGCTCCTTGCCCACCGAGGATTTTCTGTTGAACTGTTTGAAAAAAATAGCGTCGTTGGTGGCAGAAACGCTCATATTGATCTAGATGGTTTTAAATTTGATATAGGACCTACATTTTTAATGATGAAGTTTTTATTGGATAATCTCTTTGAACAGGTAGGCCTAGATATAAATGATTATATGAAGTTTATTAAACTAGACCCCATGTATAAACTTCAGTTTGCAGACAAACAGATTTTAATGAGCTCCAACAGAGAAAAGACCAAAGCAGAAATTGAACGGGTTTTCCCTGGCCTTTCTAAAGGCTATGACAAATTTATGAGCAAAGAGGAAGCTAGATTTAAACGCTTATTGCCTTGTTTGCAAAAAGATTATCCAACTTTAATTTCATTGATGTCAAAAAGAAACATTAAAGCCTTACCTTACCTATCTTTAGGTCAATCCGTATTTGATGTTTTAAAATCTTACTTTCAAAACGATGATCTTTCATTGTTATTTTCATTTCAAAGTAAATATTTAGGAATGTCAGCCTGGGATTGTCCCGGAGGATTTTCAATGCTTTCCTACATAGAACATGCTTACGGTGTTTATCATGTTATGGGTGGCTTGAGTGAAATCAGTGCTTCAATGGCTAAAGCAGCACAATCTCTTGGGGCAAACTTTCACTTAAATACACCTGTAAAACAACTCATTGTAAAAGGTAAAAAAGTTATAGGTGTTGAAACTGAAGATGAAAAAATATTTGCCGATGAAGTGATTGTTAACGCCGACTTTGCTTATGCCATGGATAAGCTGGTTCCAAAAAATACTTTGAAAAAATATACCCCTAAAAAACTAGAAAAAATGAAGTACAGTTGTTCTACTTTTATGCTTTACCTTTGTTTGGATAAAATTTTTCCAAGCGAGCATCACACCATAGTATTTGCAAAAAATTATAAAAAAAACGTGGATGATGTTTTTAAGAATGAAACGCTTTCAGATGATTTCTCTTTTTATGTCCGCAATGCAAGCGTTAATGACCCTAGCCTTGCACCTAAAAACCAGTCTTCCTTGTATGTATTGGTCCCTGTTCCAAACTGTGATGCACAGGTTGATTGGGAAACAACCCAACATCACTACAGAAACCTTGTCTTGGATATGATTGAAGAACGCATGCAATTTAAAAATCTAAGACAGCACATCATCAATGAACGTATTTTCACCCCCAATACCTGGGAACAGGACCTTAATGTATATAAAGGCGCAACATTTAATTTATCACACAATCTTGGACAGCTTGCTTACTTCAGACCCAGAAATAAGTTTGAAGAGTTTGATCAGTGTTACATTGTAGGTGGAGGAACCCATCCTGGCAGTGGCTTACCCACAATTTTACAATCATCCATTATTGCCAGCAATCTGATCAGTAAAAAACACAATATCAACTATATTTGCGAGGAACTAACAGCATGA
- a CDS encoding HU family DNA-binding protein, whose protein sequence is MNKSDLVEVLYEQQKKRGISKAAIKDFLESMTDQMAYMLKRYKKISHPALGVLQVKKRTKRLARNPRTGDMIEVEEKKHVVFRPSTRVKQKINES, encoded by the coding sequence ATGAATAAAAGTGATCTGGTGGAAGTCTTATATGAACAGCAGAAAAAAAGAGGAATATCTAAGGCGGCAATAAAAGACTTTTTAGAAAGTATGACTGATCAAATGGCTTATATGTTAAAAAGGTATAAAAAAATAAGTCACCCGGCTTTAGGTGTTTTACAAGTCAAAAAACGTACTAAAAGACTGGCAAGAAACCCACGAACAGGAGATATGATAGAGGTAGAAGAGAAAAAACATGTTGTATTTAGACCTTCTACGCGTGTGAAACAAAAAATAAATGAATCTTAA
- the crtI gene encoding phytoene desaturase family protein, protein MKLKTNKHIAVIGAGLGGMSAAIALRAHGYHVDLYEKNNHLGGKLNQLEKDGFTFDLGPSIFTLPQYFRSLFQRAGKNFDDYVQISPVKPHWRNFFEDGLVLDLYKEEELMFKELKKLSGSFETHKQEFLSFLNYSKQQYTIVESGYFAKGLDNLMDFIKHYGLFKLFFKIDHRKKMAVSIDQHFSDPHLKRIFEYFIKYVGSSALDSPGFMNLMPHIQFEYDLWYVNGGLYNLALGFEKLLNDMGVNIHLNTEIEQIEQSSNRVKGIQIKGQGLKQYDYVVSNMEVIPAYKKLLNQPKSFMDSLKKFEPACSGLVLHLGVKQHYPQLAHHNFFYSKDQKKHFNTVFKEKKLPDDPTIYLVAPTRSDASKAPQGCDNIKILPHIPYINEENPYTESDYMHFKEKVLDKLERMGLNNLRKNTIVEDMWTPLDIQKKYYSNKGSIYGVVSDWDKNYAFKAPKQSKKFKNLFFVGGSVNPGGGMPMVTLCGQNVADQLHQFDQS, encoded by the coding sequence ATGAAATTAAAGACCAACAAACATATTGCTGTAATTGGTGCTGGATTAGGCGGCATGTCAGCCGCTATTGCTTTAAGAGCACATGGATACCATGTTGACCTTTATGAAAAAAACAATCATCTGGGTGGAAAACTCAATCAATTGGAAAAAGATGGCTTTACCTTTGATCTTGGACCTTCAATTTTTACCTTACCGCAGTATTTTAGAAGTCTTTTTCAAAGAGCAGGTAAAAACTTTGATGACTATGTGCAAATCAGCCCTGTTAAGCCGCATTGGAGAAATTTTTTTGAAGATGGTCTAGTTCTTGATTTATACAAAGAAGAAGAGCTGATGTTTAAAGAGCTTAAAAAACTTTCTGGATCATTTGAAACCCATAAACAAGAATTTCTATCATTTTTAAACTACTCAAAACAACAGTACACTATTGTTGAATCTGGATATTTTGCAAAAGGTTTGGATAATCTGATGGATTTCATTAAACATTATGGTCTATTTAAACTGTTTTTTAAGATAGATCATAGAAAAAAGATGGCGGTCAGCATTGATCAACATTTTTCTGACCCTCATCTTAAACGTATTTTTGAATATTTTATTAAATATGTAGGGTCTTCTGCCCTCGACTCCCCAGGTTTTATGAATCTCATGCCTCATATTCAATTTGAATATGACCTTTGGTATGTCAATGGGGGTTTGTACAATTTGGCTTTGGGCTTTGAAAAACTCTTGAATGATATGGGTGTAAACATTCATCTGAATACTGAAATTGAGCAAATTGAACAATCCTCTAATAGAGTTAAAGGCATTCAAATCAAAGGTCAAGGCTTAAAACAATATGATTATGTTGTGTCAAATATGGAGGTTATCCCTGCCTATAAAAAACTTTTAAATCAGCCTAAATCTTTTATGGATTCTTTAAAAAAGTTTGAACCGGCATGCTCTGGTTTGGTTTTACACTTAGGAGTAAAACAGCACTACCCTCAACTGGCACATCACAACTTTTTCTACTCTAAAGATCAAAAAAAACATTTTAATACTGTTTTTAAAGAAAAAAAATTACCTGATGACCCAACCATATATCTGGTAGCTCCAACCCGGAGCGATGCCAGCAAAGCTCCACAAGGTTGTGATAATATTAAAATTCTGCCGCACATCCCTTATATCAATGAAGAGAACCCTTATACTGAAAGTGACTACATGCACTTTAAAGAAAAAGTCCTTGATAAGCTTGAGCGCATGGGTTTAAACAATTTAAGAAAAAACACTATTGTAGAAGATATGTGGACACCTTTGGATATTCAAAAAAAATATTACTCCAACAAAGGTTCAATTTATGGTGTTGTTTCTGACTGGGATAAAAACTACGCTTTTAAAGCCCCTAAACAATCTAAAAAATTCAAAAATCTATTTTTTGTGGGTGGTAGCGTTAACCCTGGTGGCGGGATGCCTATGGTAACCTTATGTGGTCAAAATGTTGCCGATCAACTGCATCAATTTGATCAATCATAA